The segment TGCGTTGATATAAGGAGTAAAGAGAGTGGTGTGTAGAAATCTTGGGATCGGAACGGCGTTGTCTAGTCAGAGGCAGCCTGAGCGAATGCTATGGTTGCCAGTCGAGGCTGTCTGAGTTTTCTAGTGTCCAGTCATCAGTTGTAGGTCCGGTATTGCAGTTGTCCAGGGCCAGCGGCCCGTGAACCATCTTGTTGGTGGTCACCAGTTGAGAAGTAGGTGTCGGATGATTGAAGTTCGACAAGTTACTCAACTACTTATGTATTCACAACGTGAACAAGAGGTCGTGAAATCTAGTGATATAAATTCATGTCGGAAtttagagttaatttaaattatattgcattaatttattgctctgcATTAGAAGCTACCTAGTACCAAGTAGTGGGGAGAATCACCACAGAGCTATTTTGAAGCATGAATATGataaagatttatttcatcCAGTTTGTGAAAATTGGGATTGTTACTCTCTGAAAAACGCTTTTATTaatgcataattatttcaagggttttttatgcatattaataaataatttcctaattcTTCTCTGATTTGAAGAGTGGAGTTCCTCGCACTGGGTACCGAggaataatatcatttttccaCAACGGAAGGAGGGTGTACCTGGCACCAAAAGATGGCTGGAAGCAATACGACCCAACATGGAGCTAGCACTTGCAGACACACCAACTCTCAAGTTAATCAATACTCTGGACAGCTAAGTGTACTGGCTCCTAATATTAAGATGAATGATCTCATGTTACatcaaaatcagaaattttgaattttaatattgattctAGTATAAAACACACACTACCACAACTAAAAACCAACCAATTAATACAAAAGAGCTCATAGGCGAGGCAAAGATTTTACTGTAGTACGCAGTTGTTCAAAATTACCTCACAAGTCTTTGATTGACCCCTGTTAAAAGCAGCCGCGATTGCTGTTTAACTCTTTAACCCTCCTTGAATCTTGTACTCGGCTTGGATTTTgagcagttaaaaaaattatcgcagTTGGTGCTAGTGCTCCAAGAGGcctattgaaaataattacggAATAAGTGAATACAGAATTTGATTCCTGAAATTGTGATAGCAACACAAGTCTCTGGCAAAATTTCACGAATGCTATAATTTGGACTTCTAGTTGGCCAGAGTGTTGAAATTCCTAAATTCAAACTCTCTTGTCTTCTAAACTAgggtattgattttttttacccttAATTAAAGCCCCTTGAATTTTCCGACTTTCTATTGTTATccttaacttttaaaatgaattcataTAATCCGTGAAGggcattttaacttttttgcatttcaataattgcaattaaaattgatgttcTCAGCAagataattcataatttattggtCGATAACAACTATAACTTCAGCGGGCTAAAAGTTAGTCGTTATTGTTTGCAAAACAGTTGTTAGTACAGGGATGTAATGTATAATTAGCTGCGACttccagtttttaaaatgtgtacaTAGTTATTTTGTGTTGTTTAAAGTATTGGCATGCGCCATACAAAcgatgataaattttcttgcCTGTGCCCCACagtgtgttaatttttaaatttttatgttggAACTCTCTAATTTGTAAACATAGAAATGATGTCACTCTGCAGAGATTTGCTCACAAGGCAAAATTGCGCACATTGAGTTctaaatgattttgattttcaatttttgtcctcATTGAGTTTTAATTGTTAGTTTTGTTGGGCCAACTTGTAAATTTGACAGAGcagtggaataaaaaatcaaacagtcATGTCAAAAAGTGCTGTAATTTCTACTTGCTTAACAATACTAAAATGAAgagtatgaaaatatttcaacttttttgttGAATCTTTTAAAACTACGTCTCCTCTGCAATTCAGAATGTCTATTTAAGggtaataaaaattgccaTATAAGTAAAAAGTCATGGAAACGTGatttttcaaagcattttaGTGAACTTGTTTCGCAATTTGCGGAATTTTCTATTACCATAATCATTGAACAGCCCGTTGgccgcattgttaaggcattcttcTCGGTGCGAGGAGACAAAAGGATGGCCACTTTGGCCCAAGTTTCTCTGCGGCCATTCAAGCCCCATGATGTTATCCGCTTGTCGGTGTTACTGGGAATTGGGACCCGGTGACTATGAGCtaatagcccacgggatgtgctgagcagaagaggtttaaaaatataaatttgcagtgcttcAAGATTCTAGACTTACACATCTTGCCATTTTCccatcaaaacaataaaagcactcaattttccttgaattttcataattgattaaattattcccTCATACATATATAgatacacaaatttttaattcaatcgtCGGACACGAggaataaaaagttatttaaacgCATTAGGTGCATTTTGAAGTGTTGTTTTGGATCATCTATCTTTTTCAACAAGAAAgtataaagttttaaattaatgcttgCTTGATGGGTTAAAAGCGCGTGCAAAATCTGTCGCGGAGGCTCCTTCGAGTGGAGAGGGCAGAATGGCACTTTGTGATAGGTCGGTTGTAGCGGTGGAGCTCAAACAATATCAGCGCGGACGCCGGAGCTGCCTGCCACAGCTCTACCCAATTTCTAAAGCAGCCCAGCTCTGGCGCAGGCAACACGTTAACACTCCAACTAGCCAGTCGAACAACAAGAAGTGCAGCAAGTGAGTACATACACGACTTTTGTTTTAGATCTGCTAATTGtcattataaatcaattttattagttttttaccctcataattatttctttaaatatctgaagctcttaaatttttaatttagaattttggcATAATTAGTCCAGTACAAAAGTAAGCTATTGTCAGCTACGCGGGGCAGGGGCCGCCGAAAAGGAGCAATCGGCCCAGCCGGCACGCGAGCTATTAATGCGATCTTAACATCGTCAATTAAAACCCTGACAGCTATATGCAGCGATCCAGttataactattttttaactaattaattttttctatcgatcactcaatttttcacttttgttaGCAATTTTCCAATAAGGTTCGTGAacccatgttattcgttcgcaATGTTGATGGTAATTTCAGGTTTCCGAAGAGATAAACGGAATAAAATGTACATGTGGACTATTTTGAGCTAGAGCGATGGTATTTAAAAGATTGCTACTATGAGTTAGCAAGTGTtcagcaattttgaattattaaaataaatcggaaaTGTGACTTTCTCCAATAAACACATACCAAAGTTTTTATCGCATGTTAACGACTGCCATATAAATATAACCGCAGAATTAATGGTTGTATGAAAGATAAAAGCATTATTTAGAAGATGATATATAGTATATGACTGTTGTAGTGTATGTCACAGTCTACCTCAACtgcaataaacaataataaaaaaaccaaacaacagaaatcaatataataaaattgttattaaaaagagcgctcaaaatatttagtccTTATTTGCATTATTATCTTCTAATGCTTCATGACGTGTGAGAAGCTCATGCACTTCCGTTTAATATGTAGCTGGAAAAGGAAATCGTATTAAGTGATTGCAATGCGGTCAAACTCCTGTGCCTTGTGGGAACGAAGAACGAATTCGATCTTAACagcgaaaaattgcttcacaactgtttacattttaaaataaattcaaaacgaTGCGAGTAACCAATTATAAATTAGCAGCAAAGCGAGCTTAACCAAACGAAAATGAGAAAGGTCACTCGATGTTTACACCCATCAAACTTGTTGGCTTCTTTGCACTATTAAAAACATTGCACAGCCTTCCgctttccaagaaagtaatttttttactgctgaCAATCCCTTGCCTCCAATcggttaaataatataataaaaaaacgctcAAACTGGTGCCATTGAGCATTTTTACttgattattttccttgttgaCCGCGCTCTGCGAATTTTCTAGAAAGTTCTTTTACTTGATCCACAAATTTTACACGATGAAGCGGACATTGGATTGGCATGAGAGAGATAGGGATAGGCTGCGTATAAGTGCCGTGGCATTCATCCTTTTAAATGCTGCGTGGGCAAAAATGTGTGGAAGCGCGCATCATGCAACGCCAAAGATTTGCCAAAATATACACGTATAAAAGTGGTATCTCTgttttatcatatttattccttttattattatttatttatttaatcattttgaaaataaatattttatgaattgatCTGCAATTGCAGGCTAACTTTGTTGTGTTTCAAGTGGGATGAAGATGAGTATCTGCCTTAATTTATTGCGTTCAGAGGCTGCCGTGAGACACATTTTGCCTCTCCTTGCAGACGCTAATGGTGCACCATTACAATCAATTTAGCTGCAAACAGAGCATCATCTGAGACTTTATCATTACGCGTTAGCGCTCAGATTGCCAACAAAGACTATAGGCTGCTCGCAAAAGCCATTAGCCTAATTAGATGAAAATTCATGATCTATTGTTACTTGCCGCGTTCAGAGAGCAGCATGCATTCATTGCACACTAGATTTCACTTTTGTTTTGCGCTTCACTAGCTTTAATTGATTGGTGTTACATGCGGcggaaacaaaaacaatcatCATTGAGATTAACCAATATACAAAACAATTGAGAATATTATTAACTGCTTCAGTGTGGTTTCTgaccaataaaatatttacgaaaaTCTCAAAGAGCTTTCGGCCTATAGTAAGAGGTCctaaaaccatttttcttacaaaactCCCTaaactattattatttataatgtgGCCTCCCTGCTGCACAAAATTGTATTCATAAATACAGCGACGGCCAAGGCCCGTTAATGTATTCATATTTCACAACCTCGGAAACccacataaatttttaacaggaTTTTTACCTGACTGAttccaaacattttattttttatttttcatcgctTGATATAAGGAAACGTAAaacttttttgtatttgtgaaGATATTTATAATTAGTTGTGCCACTTTGCAATGATTGGTCAGAGATTTCGTTCAACGTTGTGCCCTTTTGGTCGCACTTTCTTATCAAATATTGTTGTCCAAATAAACAGCTGTTGAATGTAGAGTCTTGACCCCCAATTTTATGCCTTTGCAGCgatgaaataaagaaaattttaaacttaaaatgttttagtaCTTGTCAGAGACCTAGCACTGACGTGGAGCATATTAATCGTATTTTTcagtttgcaaatttaattccactAATATCTATTCAATCGTTTTGATCAATGTGCTTTTCAACGCCGCATTGCACCAcgaattgtgaaataaaagttACTAAATTCGATGTTACTCAACAgaccgattttaaaaaatatccaaactAGTTAAAAGGCTAAAATACGTAGTATACTCCATGTCAGTGCTCGGTCTCTGACTTACTCAAGCTTGATTTGATACTTCTAGCCTTTACAGCACTGATTAAGATTGTGATAAGTGCACGTTGAATTCATAATCCATAAAACCTCTATGTCCAACAAGgttgtcatttttaataatgtaaaaaacaGCTCAGCTTGATCTGATTTGAACTTGGTTTGTTTATCttatcattatttcaaaatttgacatgGTTGGTGGATGTACTTTTTTGAATAGATCCTAAATCGTTGAGTCACTGTTGACCTCTGATCTGGTGAAAATAGCGAATAAATAGAGCTTATCTGGTGCGTCGTCTCCAAATGCCCTAAAAGCGATCCACtcacaaaataattcatgtgACCATAAAAGTGACATGAGATGATCAGTTTCACTGTTTTGcttggtttaaaattgaatcagcTTCAGCTAGCCTTTAACTATCAATATccggaattttgaaaaacaagtgCTTGCGTCAGCAATTAAATCATGTGGAAACAACTTGTTGTACTAAAAAAGCAACCCATATGTAGTTAATGCATcttcaaagcatttttaacttatctcataattttttttattttccattcaagATAGACTTCAATTTCCAAATACCAAAAacacaatattatatttttacaataattttaaataaacaaaaaatacaaatatattcTTAATGTATGATTATAATCGCCActtcttccaattttttacttggctCGCAATCTTCCTGAATGACCCTGCATGAGGCACTCTGCAAAGATGAACAAACAACACCGTGGAAATTATCTAACCAATTAAACCGAGGCAAGCTCTGGTCGCAAAATgtatctgacaatgagttggCCTTGATGCTCTCCACAAACCCCAACGAACTCGATTTGCACTGAGATTATTTCTCTCTGAATTACTTTCAAAGCTTTTGTGTACGTTATATCATATTAAGTATTCGAAGAGCGTGcagttttttatcttctccTGGAGCGATGTAGAGTAAAACTGCTTAACGTGAGGCGGAGATGACCATCTGACAcatttgctatttaaatttgaaattgcctACTAGGGTGTCCAAAGCAAGCTGCTTCAGCCAAATTTATTCAGTGAAGGGCATatcaaatgaatttgaattgtgTGCGGTCTTCAAAAACCACACTAATTACGTTGGCTTTGataaatctctctctctctctctctctctctctctctcatcatCCAAGTAAACCAGTTTTGAAATCAACCTGACCTGTCGCCATAAGCGTGTGTTCCCCAGACGAAATTAATTCCTCGACATCGCGGGAACCGCTTTCTCACTTTTAATTGCTCCCTTGCTGTTTGTGTTCTGTTTTTGACTGTTTGCTTTTGATCTTGAAAATGGCCGGGTCGAGCAAATTGCACGTGGAGTCCCAATTATTGGCAGTGTCCTGAGCAGCGCTCTGCAGAAAATGGGGTGCTAGCAAGGCAAAGAATTGCTGCAAGATGATAAATGGATGACAATTAATATCACCCTGGAGGCCCGGTTAATCAATTTATACCTCCGCCCAAGGGGTCAGACCGATTGGGGTGAACTTGAATTGCCACTGCGGCAGCCCTTTGTGCACGAGCATCATCCTGAAGTAGGTGGTGAAGTCATCAGCTATGAAATGCCAGTCAAAACACctaatcataatttattttattagttaaaaatctTAGTGGGATGAAAAAAGAGGCACACCTGTCCAAAAGCCAAATCGTGGGCTGTTCAACGAGCGAGGGATCGCCAGGCATGATATCCTTTCGCGGGTGCGGTTGTTGGTAGACGAGACAAACTTTGCCCAATCCTTGACAGCCGTCCAATTCGAACAGCTTGCACTTGGACCCAATGTTTGGCACCGGGTGGCGAAAATTGGTACGCTGCCGCTGGCACATTTCTACGTCCAGTGGTGTCAGAACGTCTGCGTCTTCCTGCggtttgaagccaccaatcCTCCGCAGCTCGGACACTTTGCTAATCTTCATGTTGCCTATTGGCAGCACTTCCccttgtttcaaattaaaataattttactgggATCttaatccattttatttaatacctGAATATTCGTAGTTCCAAATGAGCTTGAAACCATCCGAGGCGaagtaaaagtttttcaaatcttTAGGTAATGTGCAGTTGTATCGTTGCTCCCATGACGTGAGAACCATTCTGTCGCAAGGATTGTATCTTGTCATTTCGACGCCTTGAACACCAGGGGTTTCCTCTAGacaaaaactttgaatttgaatattttaatttcagacaaACACGAGATATGTTAATTGCAAGTGCATTTTTACGCTATTTactaattacatttttacaaaggacatgaaaatgtcaacaaacatgatttgtaattttcatttgaggaGGGCTTCCCTTATTGGTTTTCTACTCAACATACCGAAAAAATCATATTCAGGTATATTATTGAGTACATTATGatttctaataataatttaaaagaaggagcaacaattaaaattcatataaaatgttattgaGTCTATtcattgttgcatttttcagCCTTTTTACAGCTGGGAGGAATTAAGGCTTGAAATTTGCGAACAATCCAAACAATAAGCAagaatcgaatttttaaaatatattttggatcTCAGTTCGCAGCAAATCGATTTCAAGTACATAGGTTTGTGATCATGTAAGTATGTATCTTAAAATACATTTAGTAGAGAGCCATTAGTGGAGATTTAGATAAGATTTTCAGTATTAGGCCTCCGTTATAGTACTTTAAGGTAGCTCATTCTTTTTAGTGATTGGTTACATAGTAAATAAGAATGAAGATGAATGAACGATATAACCATTATTATTTGACAACGCTAGTACattatcttaattaattctgtcatgttttcaaaaaattcatgtGCGCCTATTTATGCCCACACACTTATATATAGTCCAtgctcaaaattgaattagattCGGCTGcgtatataatttttcaataaatttcttgctcTGCGTATTAATATactcaaaagcaaaaaatcttaCTCGTATACaattcaaaccaaaataaattttcaagaatattcaTTGACTTATTTTGCTCTAACTCGCCAAGGTAAATCTAATTTGAGATTCTAATTTTTggtccaaatttatttaacttggtTGATAACATCTTTTGTCGCTTGTTGATATGGACGTTGTGAGAGGCTTTGAGAAAAAACACCGTGGTGTGTTGCAAACTAAAAACTGACCAAGGAATTTGCTCAGCACTTAATAAAGCAAGCAAAAGCTCGTATTAGACAGAGTCGAAACAGACGCCTTTCTTGAAACGCAAACCTTCTCGACTTAATGGTTCTCTCAATAGACAAAACTAATTGGTAGCGAAGAGGTGCGTGCGCACATCTCATGCTTGCATTACCCAACAATTTCACCAAGCCCAGCGTGAGGCTCTCAGTGAAGAAGTTTTGAAATGATTCTTCCTCTTGGCTTGCCATTGTCTCGGCAGATTTAACTCAACGTGTTTTTGTTTAACATCGCTGCCATAGAAACGCGCGTAAATCCACCTCAGCGGACGCGGCGCCGTGCTCCGCATTCAATCTACCCACCGCGCTCTGCGAATTCGTTTTATAAGTGTGCAGCGTGtaacacaaaattttgctcCCTGTTTCGATTTCAACACAGAGAGCGCTACGGCCAAGAATGCTTGAAACCAACTGAAATTAGAGCGAgctacattattttaattacaaggGCTAGTAAGGGACTTGTATAAAATATTCGGTTGCAAAATAACGCGCACGGCGAGGCTTGGTCTCCCAAAGTGATCGAAATGAGGCTTGGCGGCAAGCGTGTTTTGCAGGAAGCACTTGACAACTTGTTGGCACTGAACGCTATTGTTTTTCTCTCGGAGTTCATTTTGAGCATGTTTTTTTCcgttgcttttaaaataagtgcTCGAGATCGAAAAACGCATAATTCaactctaaaataaattaagcatATGAGCAGACGACGCTGGGAGAGttgtgatttaataaaatatcgcaCCATTGATGTTTGTAATACTGAAAGAACTAGGactacaattttcaatattggACTAACCGAATGTAATGCGTTTTACTTTTTATCGTTGCGTCTTAAGAAGCCAGCTTTTTATCTAGAGGCAAGCCTCCGCATTATAACGGTGTAAATGATGTCACACTACGTAGAACATTGATGATATTGCCCTAGTCGACCATGCTGTGTTtatgtttcattaatttataatgctTGGCATGAATATAAAGATGAGCAAAGTAGAGCTGGTGACCTTAGGGAAAACTTATATTATGTAGCTCAAAGAAGTgttgaaaagtattttttacagattttgtATAGGAAAATgggttttctttttttattatacagaAAGTCTCTGATTTTGGATGTGAATAAGCATAAAATAGAGGCACCCCAACTTCAGTCACAGTCGGCAACCGAATTAAACGAGTTACAAAACCGATGGGAGAGCAAACACACCAGGACCGCGGTTAAATACGCACAAGATGAAAAAACACGTGTCAGGCACGTGTTTTTTTGTAAGTACCCAGAGTACATGAAATCACGTTGCGTTTACTGCGCGCCCGCCAAGGGatactgatttttttggttttcacgCAGTAACCTCTTTAAAATGCTTGTGAAATTAACTGGAATCCATTTAGTTTAACTTCCAACAGCGCATATTTAAGCAAATCCCAGcactttgttttttattcagtgCATTTGAGCTGTCACTCAAATACCGCATCTTAAAAAAACTCATCAAATCATTTAAACCcactttcaatttatttcaatgtgtGTGAGGCCGTGTCCTT is part of the Cloeon dipterum chromosome 1, ieCloDipt1.1, whole genome shotgun sequence genome and harbors:
- the LOC135948631 gene encoding tubulin polyglutamylase complex subunit 2 — its product is MASQEEESFQNFFTESLTLGLVKLLEETPGVQGVEMTRYNPCDRMVLTSWEQRYNCTLPKDLKNFYFASDGFKLIWNYEYSGEVLPIGNMKISKVSELRRIGGFKPQEDADVLTPLDVEMCQRQRTNFRHPVPNIGSKCKLFELDGCQGLGKVCLVYQQPHPRKDIMPGDPSLVEQPTIWLLDRCFDWHFIADDFTTYFRMMLVHKGLPQWQFKFTPIGLTPWAEQFFALLAPHFLQSAAQDTANNWDSTCNLLDPAIFKIKSKQSKTEHKQQGSN